The region TTAGATCGTATAAGTGGAAGATATTGATTTAGCTATCTTGTGTTAAATTTAGCAAAAGGAGAATACTTAGCCTATGATGAACACATCGTTAACAATAATTCAAATGCTCGAACGTGCAGAAAAATATTTTTCAAAAAAGCAAATCATCTCAAGAACAACATCTGGGAAAATCCGCTTAACGTACGCTGATTTTGGTAAACGGGTAAGGAGCTTGTCAAGTATACTAAACAAGCTTGGGGTGAAACGAGGAGATAAAGTTGGAACACTTGCTTGGAATGACCACCGCCACCTGGAATCTTATTTTGCAATTCCGAGTATGGGTGCTGTGTTGCATACGATTAACATTCGTCTGTCCGCTGAACATTTGACGTATATTATCAACAACGCGGAAGATAAAGTCTTGCTTATTGATGAAGGCTTAGTATCGCTCGTTGAACAAATTAAAGACTATATTCCTTCAGTAGAAGCGTTTGTCATTTTAACAGATGAGAAGGAATTACCAGAGACTAGACTTGAATCGGTGTATCACTATGAAACGCTTATCGCAGAAGGTGACTCAAGCTTTCAATTTCCCGAAAACCTTGATGAAAATGAACCAGCAGGGATGTGTTATACATCTGCAACGACAGGGAATCCGAAAGGTGTTCTCTATACCCATCGAAGCATCGTTTTGCATAGCATGACTGTTGGTTTAGTGGATACACTTGCCCTGTCAGAATCTGATGTTGCGATGCCAGTCGTACCGATGTTTCACGTAAATGCTTGGGGTATGCCGTTTTCCGCCGTATGGTTTGGGGCGACACTAGTGTTGCCTGGATCAAATTTTACACCGAAAATTTTAGCTGAGCTCATCGAATCAGAAAAAGTAACGATGACAGCAGGTGTACCAACAATTTGGCTCGGATTATTACAAGAAATTGAAACTGGAAATTACGACATGTCGAGCTTAACGAGAGTCATTTGCGGTGGTTCGGCGGCACCGAAAAGCCTCATCCGTTTATACGAAGAAAAACATAACATTCCATTTCTTCAAGCGTACGGCATGACGGAAACAAGCCCGTTAGTAACCGTATCACGATTAAAAAGTTATCAACAAAATTTACCATATGAGGAAAGGCTTGAATATCTTGCGAAACAGGGTCTTGTTGCACCTGGTGTCGAGGCGAAAATTATTAACGAAAACGGTGCAGTCGCCCACGATGGAAAGGAAATGGGCGAACTTCTACTTCGGGGACCATGGATTACAGACCATTATTATAAAGAGCCGGAAAAAACAGCGGAGGCGATTAAGGACGGGTGGCTTCACACAGGTGATATTGCGACAATTGACGGGGAAGGATTTATTAAACTCGTTGATCGAACAAAAGACCTCATTAAAAGTGGTGGTGAATGGATTTCATCTGTTGATTTAGAAAATGCGATTATAGGACATGAAGCTGTGTTTGAAGCAGCGGTGATTGCCGTTCCACATCAACGTTGGCAAGAACGACCTGTCGCGGCGGTTGTACTTAAGGAAGGATTCAAAGGAAAAGTTACAAAAGACGTTATTCTAGAATTTATTGCCCCTCAATTTGCAAAATGGTGGATTCCAGACGATGTCATCTTTATTGATGAAATTCCAAAAACGTCCGTCGGTAAATTTTTAAAACGTGAACTACGCGAACAGTTAAAAGGCCGTTCTGTAGAAAATGAATAAATTCCAGTATTTTTATATTTCCTAATGAGGACTTGTTGCATCATATATCCGCTTCAGGATGGGAGCGTATTAATTTTCACTTGAAGAGGCTTAAACTGTATCAAGAATGGGTTGCAGAAGTTCCTAAAGAATTAATGACCTAAATCGACGCATATGGAAGAGCTTATCAATGATCTTGGAATAGCCTTTCGGATGGATCAATCGTTAGATATCAAACGCACTTCTCAACAGATAGAGTTAGTTGAATTACTCCGCAGAGTGGTGGCAGAAGCAACCAATATGCCTTCAAATAAAGATAACGTTTTTGAAATAATAGAAAGCGATGGACCTGTCTATATGAAGGGGGATATGCAGTTACTTAAAAGGGCGTTTACTAATTTAATCGTTAATGCGATAGTGCATAATCCAATGGGCACGAAAAAACGCATAAACGGAAGTAGAAATAGAGGATAACGGTAAAGGCATGGACGAATATACAGCTAGCCATTTATTTGACCGCTATTATCGGGGAACCTCTACAGAAGCGCCATCAGAGGGAACCGGGCTTGGTATGGCGGTTGTTCATCAAATCATTACTGCTTATGATGGAACAATTGAGGTGAAAAGTAAACTAGGACAGGGAACATCTATGATAGTCCGATTGCCTTATATTCAAAAATAACTACTTTAGGGGCGGTCAAAAAGGGGTGATTTACACTACAACTTTCTGACAAACAAAAACAGCCAAAGAATCAGCAATCATGAGGTTTCAAGGCTGTTTTTTATTCATTTCAACTGCAAAAGTCAGGAATTAGATCTATGTTGCATACTTTTTACATTGATTTTTTACGTTTACGGAAACTCAAGAATAAAACGATTGAAATTATTTTAAAAATGTTTTATGATAAGGAAAACGCATACAATAAATCGCCTGTTTATTAACGATTAAAAATTTTACCATTTTTAATTAACCCTAGTAAACGTAATGGCCTTTTAAAGATGAGGGATTTCATTTGTTCGCAAATGAAAGCTGCCATCTTTAAAAGGCCTTTTTTATTAGGATAAGAAGTTTTTACCAGAAACTTATAGAGAGCTGAGATTCGAATAAAGAAATCGTCTGATCTCCGATTTCCTCTAATCCGACTTCTGGCCTCTAATCTCTAGTATGAAGTGAAGTGTTTTTCTTATTTTACTTTTCAAAACAGCTATTCCAAAAAAGAGGTGCTAAAAAGATGGAACTATATAAGAAAACTATTAATGGCAACGAAATTCAGATTGCGGATTATCCTGGGGAGAAGAGCGCGATCATTGCGATTCATGGCCTAACAGGAACGCATAAAATTATGCATTATTATGCTGAAAGATTTAAAGGGGAATTCCGCTTTATCGCTGTTGACCTTCGTGGGCGCGGTAATAGTGCGGAAACTGATCCAAAGCCATCGATTTTTAAACATGCTGAAGACATCCTAGGCCTAATTAAAGAGCTAAACATTGAGAATCCGATTTTATTAGGACACTCAATGGGTGCATTTATTTCATCAATTGTTGCCAGCAAGCTAGATTCCGTAAAAGCAGTCATTCTCCTAGATGGGGCGGCAAAGATGTCTGATCATCAGCAAGCGATTGTTAAGCCATCTTTAGGGCGGCTGAGCAAGAAATACCAATCAAGGGAACATTATGTAGAAGAAATCAAGGAAATCTACAGCAATTTGGGGATCACCTGGAATGAAACGCTGCAGGAGACTGTTGAATATGAAGTCAGACAAGTTGAACAACATTGGGAAAACAAATCAACCGAGGCTAAAATATTAGCAGATTTCCAGAGCTTTTACCTATTTGACCCACAAGAAATTTGTTCAAAAATAGACTGTCCAGTGCTCCTCGTTTACGCAAAAGGTGATATCGGCAAAATGCCACCATTATTTTACCTAAGTGATTACGAAGAAACACAAGCAAACATGAAAAACATTGAAACGGTTATCTCAGATTCTAATCATTACACTATGGTATTTGAAAACCGGGACGATATCAACAGAAATATTGAGTCATTTTTAAAAAAGGTGGTAAAAGAAGATGAGTAAAGGCCTAGCTTACTTTAAAGAAGTTTATGATACAGTGCCTGGTTGGGTACAAAAAATGCATGATCATAGCCCGCGGATGCTCGATACCTATACAGACATCAGGGGGGAAGCTTTTAGTCATGCGATGCTGTCCCGCAAGGAAAAAGATGTGCTAGTTGCGAGCATGAACGCGGCTCGTCTTTACGCGCGTAGCATGGTGTATCATACGAAAGGTGCGATTGATAACGGCCTAACAATTCCTGAATTAGCGGAATATTTTCTCGTTGCTTATCTGTACAACGGTACGGCGTCACTGAAAACGTCATTAGAGGCATTCGCCTACGCGCTTCAGCTAAAAGGAGTAGAAGTTGGCAAGCAAGCAAAAGAACCAGAAACGGTCAAAGATGTAATTGAAACAATTGTCAAATGGATGGGC is a window of Pueribacillus theae DNA encoding:
- a CDS encoding long-chain fatty acid--CoA ligase — protein: MMNTSLTIIQMLERAEKYFSKKQIISRTTSGKIRLTYADFGKRVRSLSSILNKLGVKRGDKVGTLAWNDHRHLESYFAIPSMGAVLHTINIRLSAEHLTYIINNAEDKVLLIDEGLVSLVEQIKDYIPSVEAFVILTDEKELPETRLESVYHYETLIAEGDSSFQFPENLDENEPAGMCYTSATTGNPKGVLYTHRSIVLHSMTVGLVDTLALSESDVAMPVVPMFHVNAWGMPFSAVWFGATLVLPGSNFTPKILAELIESEKVTMTAGVPTIWLGLLQEIETGNYDMSSLTRVICGGSAAPKSLIRLYEEKHNIPFLQAYGMTETSPLVTVSRLKSYQQNLPYEERLEYLAKQGLVAPGVEAKIINENGAVAHDGKEMGELLLRGPWITDHYYKEPEKTAEAIKDGWLHTGDIATIDGEGFIKLVDRTKDLIKSGGEWISSVDLENAIIGHEAVFEAAVIAVPHQRWQERPVAAVVLKEGFKGKVTKDVILEFIAPQFAKWWIPDDVIFIDEIPKTSVGKFLKRELREQLKGRSVENE
- a CDS encoding sensor histidine kinase family protein, giving the protein MEELINDLGIAFRMDQSLDIKRTSQQIELVELLRRVVAEATNMPSNKDNVFEIIESDGPVYMKGDMQLLKRAFTNLIVNAIVHNPMGTKKRINGSRNRG
- a CDS encoding sensor histidine kinase — protein: MDEYTASHLFDRYYRGTSTEAPSEGTGLGMAVVHQIITAYDGTIEVKSKLGQGTSMIVRLPYIQK
- a CDS encoding alpha/beta fold hydrolase codes for the protein MELYKKTINGNEIQIADYPGEKSAIIAIHGLTGTHKIMHYYAERFKGEFRFIAVDLRGRGNSAETDPKPSIFKHAEDILGLIKELNIENPILLGHSMGAFISSIVASKLDSVKAVILLDGAAKMSDHQQAIVKPSLGRLSKKYQSREHYVEEIKEIYSNLGITWNETLQETVEYEVRQVEQHWENKSTEAKILADFQSFYLFDPQEICSKIDCPVLLVYAKGDIGKMPPLFYLSDYEETQANMKNIETVISDSNHYTMVFENRDDINRNIESFLKKVVKEDE
- a CDS encoding carboxymuconolactone decarboxylase family protein, with the protein product MSKGLAYFKEVYDTVPGWVQKMHDHSPRMLDTYTDIRGEAFSHAMLSRKEKDVLVASMNAARLYARSMVYHTKGAIDNGLTIPELAEYFLVAYLYNGTASLKTSLEAFAYALQLKGVEVGKQAKEPETVKDVIETIVKWMGDEDSSFIVETLELVKLGNQQAIEDKILSDGKVSTRLKHLTMIGNYIVELRGRDAVPWIEKARKVGVSEADLADLGFVCILTAGIPAWFELSDSLRGVEQ